From Rhea pennata isolate bPtePen1 chromosome 20, bPtePen1.pri, whole genome shotgun sequence:
TATGAGGAAGTGTGAATAACCTCGGGAGAACTGCCAAGCTgtgctttctttccaaatgaGAAATACAAGTCGTCTTCCATCTCTCATCTCTTCCCacctcctttcctccctgtaATGGCTAATGCGGGAGGAGATGAAATTCTCTTCTACATCTGTGTGAATACAGCATTGTACATTCCCTGGGTGACGTATTTGTAGGTTCTCCTAGTAGCAGCAGTAGGTACTCCTTCCTGAATGACTCATAATCAACAattcttttataattttgtgTATGTTAATGATAAATTGGAAAGATTCATGTTGTCCTGGTAAAAAGGGCCAGGGCTCTCTTAATCTCAGATTTGCcttaaacttttttcctctccctttgcaGTAAACTTCGTCATCCTCATTTGCTGCAGTTGATGTCTGTTTGTCTGTCTAGTGACTTGGAAAAAACCCGTTTAGTATATGAGAGGGTTAACTTTGGTTCTCTGTACAGCATTCTCCATGAAAGGGTAATtggaatatttgtttttagataataattaattaaaaggCTGAAGTTCAGTAACTAGATCTGTAAGGCTGGTAAGGTTTGCCATCGGCAAATGCTTTATCCTGCTAGGGGCCTCTTTCCCTTCTTGTGAGGTGTAATTAACTGACGCAGGTAGTTCTTAGTCCCAGCTGGCTGCAGGACGTATAGGAGTGCCCTTTTAGGTTttagatacagaaaaagaacatacaTTTGATGTTGCTCTTTTTGTTACCAAAGTCAAGTGGAAGGAGCAGTTGAGTTCTTAATCCTGCATAGTGGACAGTCCTGTGGACTGTTTGAGTACCTGTTTGGCTTTTTTCTACCGCATCTCTTCTAATTCATAGGAATTCATTGATATCCTTGATTAATGTGCAATTACGTtgattttctggttttgtattggTTTCAAAATAGTTGCTGTGAAATTTAATTGAACATTTAACTTTCTGCATGTGCTTGTACATGGCAAACGTGACCAGACCTACTTTTCCCCCGGAATGTTTCCATTCAGGTTATTGCAAACTATGTCTCATGTGTAAAAGTAAAGGCTTGAGCTCAGTAGCAGTTTATTTTTCACCAACTAATTTGTGGTTTTTAATTGTCTctcaacactttttttcctctttttcatttttgaatcccaatttttccttttttaagggATTGAACGCAGACATCTAAATTACTGGAGAAATTGCAGACAAAAGCAGGAGATTCTAAGAGTCGATTCTACTTTAGGATGAATTTGGGGTTAATTGATACATTAATTACTGTTTGATGTATTACTATTTGATTTGATCCTGAGTACATGTACATTACTCAGCAAGTGCAATTTATCTGACTTTTATTAGATtatgtttcagttttgctttctttgcctcCTACTGTATGATAATAGTTTTTTTCACTGTATCAAGCTTTAATTGGCTTCAATGCCAATTTGgaacttctgtttctttcagcgTTCAGAATTCCCTGTGCTGCGCATGGAGACAATTTTACATCTACTGCTTCAAATTAATGACACTTTGCGTTTTTTACACTCCCGTGGATTTATCCACCGTTCAGTTACCTCCTATGCGATTCAAATTGTTTCTTCTGGTGAGGCGAAGTTATGCAACTTGGAATACATGATAGAGAGGTAAAGAATTGCCTCACTGTTTCTGTGAAGTGGACAAACACAAGTAAAGCTGAATTTGGTGCTAAATTCTGATGGTGTGATTTTGCAGATGCCCTTATTGATTGCTAGGcacaccctcctgctgcctctaAGTGAGGCAACAGGAGtaaaaaattcaatttttactgctttcagGTACATTAACTTCACTGCAAATAACATAAATTTCAGGTGCACTTAATTTTTATGTTAGTTTTAAGTATTTGAGACTGGAAGCTTGTAAGAGAAGCTCTTTACTGGAGTATAAAAGTACTGTCATGGAAAAATAGAACCCAGTCTTAGTGAACGGAGATGCAATTCCTCCTTGAGTCACTAATTTTGTTGCTGGGCTGAAAGTAATTTCAGCCTGTTTTTGTTGTAATGCACATGTGCTTAGGGAGGCTTGTCCTAAAAGGGCTGAGGCTCTCACACCTCACTGAACGGGTGGTTAAGTATACCCAGGGACAAGAAGAGGCTTTAGTACTTTAGAATTAAATTTAGACAAGAAGAGGCTTTAGTactttagaattaaaaaaaccctgctgTTTTGAAGCTGGCTTCCTCCTTTTCTATAGACATAAGTATacactgcaaaacaaatacTTGACAGACTAGGTGCTGCTTTCTTGTCTTTTGCCTATGGTCTGAGCACACTTAAAAGGATTGCCTGTAAAAATGTTGTTGGgaattttttaactttttgatttatttttgagtgtagatttttgaaagaaatactttcacCAGCAGAGGTCTCTACTGTGTAGTGCTGAAGTACAGTATTTGTTGCTGTGAAAATATTAGAGATTTTTGCGGGTCTACGTTAGACCTTCTAGGTTCATTGTTTTGGTAAATGTGGGGAGAGTGGGaataatttaaacaaacaaagtAACAAACTCACATGCTTAATTCCAAATGACACAACTTTCAGCTGAGTGTTCTATGTATCCCAatagctacttttttttttttttgatacagcAAAGATGGAGGAGAACACAGTGATCTGACTCGTATTCCTGTCCCAGTCCAGCTGTTTAAATGGTGCTCTCCTGAAGTAATCCTTGAAAAAGCTGTCACAGTCAAGTCAGATATTTATAGTTTCTGTACAGTAATGCAGGAGGCCTTGACAGGTATATCTGTAGATTTAGACTTCTGTCACGAGGGTAGTCCACTGAATGTTTTCAGTGTGGACTCTCGGCCCTCGAATGTCTGTTTAATTTCCCTGTGTGACTGTGTAATACCTTGCCATGATTACACATGTAGAGTTAAcctggaagaagaaaacttcAAGGCAAAGTGGGGGGATGTTAATGACAATGACAAAAGCAAGTGAGAACTTTTATAAAACGAAGAGTTTAAAATTGCATAACTGAAGAATGAGATTAAGGAGAGATGTTAAATGCAACTTCctgtagtgtttttttctgttgttgcattcCTCTTAATGCAAGGGCAACAAAGCATTCAGTTAATGCTTTGCAAAGTGCTAAATGAGCCTGTAGAACTTGGATCCTTTTGATCATTAACGTAACTTAGAGATGAACTTCAGATAATGACATATATATTGACCCTGACTACTTTGACAGCGAAGTAGGATAAACAATTATCCTGAAAATTAAGCTTTCTACCAACTGGTTGAGAATGCTATAGCTGTTTACCAGAGAGATTTCTTTCAGCTTCCTTGAAATCATCTGCTTCTGACTGTAGATAGAGAGGAGACACTGGACTGAACTGAGTGCTAGAAGCTGTAAATTATGgaacattcagaaaatacttctttgtctctgactttttttttttttcagtaatatatAGCTTGTAACATATAAAGTCTTGTTACATGTCTTGCAGAGACACTTCCCTGGGATGGTCATGAAGACTCAGTTATTAAACAGCTCATAAGTTCAGGACAGCATTTAGAAGCGGATGTCAGACTTCCAAAACCCTATTATGATATTGTAAAGTCAGGGCTAGAACCTAAGCAGAAGAACCGTTCTATGAACCTTCAGGATATTCAGTACTTGATGAAGAATGACTTGAAGGTGACTTCCAAGATTGTagtctttcttgctttttaaatggcatttaaaTGTCTGTTAATGTCTATTCAGATTTAGGACATTCTGCTTAAATCTAGgtggaaggatttttttgtgtCACATCTGAACCTGAGAGGATCCTTCTCTGATCATGGAGACAGATCACCTAAAATAGAAGCTGGAAGCATTGTTTTGTGAAATGTAATTGTATTTTATAGCATTTCTCGTATTACAGGACTTGACTGAGTCTCAAACTGGTCATGCTGATGAAATACCAAAAGCGCAAAGGTCTGCTGTCTTGGCTGACATAAACATCTGTTTAGCATCAGCTTTTAACTACCAGAAAAGAACATTGGGATTGGAAGGAGAAGAGATAACAGAGATTGGTGAGTTTAATTTCAGCAAGATGTCATGTATCCTTCACTTAGTGTGTCCCTCACTATTAATCTTAATgattaaaatgcagattttgtgGCACAGTTTGAAGACGAAGGCTATGAGAATTGGATTCTAGCTAGCACCCTAATTATTAGTAAAACTCAAGACTGTACATCTTATTAGTAATTGAAGTGCAGGCACATTGTCTTCAGTAGAGGGCATGAAAGGCTGCTTATgtgataaataaaatgtatggaTTCCTAAATGGGTGAAAGCAGTGTGAAGCAATGGGCATCTGGAAGAATAGCTTAATGCTTAACATCTGatttcctccccctttccctctgcCCCAAGGCAAATCCACTGCCCGAAGATACTCTCATTTCCCTGAGGAGTCTGAGGCTTTATTGGTGGATGGTGAGACACCAAGCAGTCTACAGCCAGTTGCCCAGGAAAAAAGTCATGACGTAGCTTCTGAACTCCAGGTGACCTGCAGTGTCAGTGATGTGGATGAGAGTCTCTGTAGctttgaaatgaatgaaatcttTGCTGATTACCCAGAATTTCATGAAGACTTTCTGGAGGAAAGCACTGTGTTAGGTCATAATCTGAAGGAtgaaaaaagacagcaaaaagaagaagaaaagactacCCTCAGAGATCTATTTGCACCCCCTGGAATGCACTATGAGGAAAAACCAGTTTATGAGGAAGGTAGCTTTTCAGAATTGGGTACAGAGTACActacagaagaggaagaaaggataaGTGAGGCCTCCCAGCTGTGCGAACGATCACAAGTGAGAGAAGATGCTGGGAAAAGAATGACTAGTTCATCCCAAATTGGACAGCACATCAGCAAATGTGTCCTGAATCTAAAGATTGCTCAGAGCATGTTGCAGCAGGCATCAGGATCACTGTGCAGAACAGAGGAGAAACTAAACAAATTAGAGaccactgaaaagcaaaagaagctgCTCCAGGAAATCCAAATGAATCAGACTTGTAAGCAGATTTTTCTAGAAAGATCCTGGAACGGATCTGATAATATTCCTCAAAATACCAGTAGCCCATTTTCCAGAGTTAATACTTTTTTATGGAAGGCTATAGGTCCACCATCAAGTGACTATATTCCACCACTGATCACATGTCAGGCACAAGGTGTTTTGGGTGAAGACTATTTCCAAGCTATTCCAAAAGTATCTGAGGGAACATGGACAATCCAGAATGAAAATGGGAAGTGCTTTCATCAGAGGAGTAagactgaaaatgaagacaaactCAGCTTCAGCACAGTGAAAAGCCTGGATGATCAGATGGAACTAGATCATGAGGTAAAGTGTTGAGCAGGGTGACTGTGCATTTATTACTATTAGAACAGAATTACTGTTTAGCAGAATCTTGGGAGTGAATAGAGACATGGTTCTGAATGCTGTCCAAAAACAAGGGCAGAATCTGTAGCTTttctaccttttaaaatatgtgtatgCCACACATTGCTCATGGAAAAGAGAACGGGCAGTTCAGTGGTGTAGCAGTGGTATTACTActtttatttccacaaaatactagtgtgtttgtgtttttgttttgttttgtttttttcatacataCATTATAGCTTAATTTATGGCCCTGGATTGGTCTAACTAGTATTTTGAGCAGTTTCAAGTCTGCTTGTTATACTGATAGTCCATGACATGAAACTATTCAAATTATACTTAAAAAATGGCCTTGGATTGGATTTTTCTGTCCTGATTATCATATTAATGTGCACAGTTTTGCATGCAGGAATGCATCATTAACACATGCTGTtcacatttgtctttttttttttttttttaaaaaaaaaaaaacattaaaacacacacataagGAGACCTTGCTGTATCTTCTCCATCTGCAGGTTTTTTTGGCTCACAGTACATTGATATGACTTGTTCTTCCTggatccttttaaaataattttagaccTTAGATTAAATTAGACCAGTGtctcagcagggaaaaaaatcttgtactAAAATGCTTGTGGGACTGTGGAGAGaaaagagcaagcagaaaaaggTGTTGGAAGGGAAGTGTCTGTATACTTGGTTATGGAAGCCAGAGCTATCACTTCATAATAACTTCTAGATCGTTGTGATTATTCAAAGGTAAGTAGTAGACATGCTTAGCCCAAAGAGAATGGTAACGAAAGAAATCTATGCACATTTGCTGTGGGAATAATCTTAAATTATTCCCTGTGGAACCACGTGTTATGGCAGTCATGTATGAAACCTGCTAGAAATCCGTAACAGGGTTTATACTGGATTAAGGCCTGGAGCTGTCATCCTTTCACATGAGCAGTGCTACTGAAATAAAGCCTTGGGAATACAGTTTGCGTGGTCAGGTTCTTAGTATGCCTCATAGCTCCGGTAATAATTGCCATAAGAGAGTCTGACGTGTGCTGAGTCATGGCTTGTTGGACTCATTTCAGCAATTACTCCCACGTGGATCtcagagatgcaaaaaaaagtTCAACTTGCAGTGTCAGAAAGGGAGTGACTCACGTTCTGCAGCAAGTGGAATTGAAGAAGAAAGGTGGTGAGTTCTGATCGTATTCACGAAAGAATTAATTCCAGCAGATTCATCTCGCTGTAGCCACTGTCAAAAGTGGCCACATCCAGGGTTAAAGATGACGTTGAATGTTTTCGCAGTAAGCCAGAAGCCACCCGTCCAATTAGGACCCTGCTGTGACTCATTGtcagctgcagagctgacaGGGTAACTACTGCGACAAGGCAGCTTCTGTTAAGGAGCTGCGATCTGACGCATTCCGAATGCTTTTCTGCCAGAAGTCTGTGGTCACCACCCAAGGACTAGAATTGGCAGAGGTAGAAACTGGTGTGATGAATGATGTCTCACTgtattaaaattgtttaaaaatatttaagtgactTTAATATATAGAGAAAAGTATGTTTATGTATATCATTAGACATACGTAAATATATGTGGAAATGTGTATAGTTTTCAAGGGGTGGTGTAAAGTAGGTTGGTCCTGAACTGTGACAATGCCTAAGGAGAGCAATCTAGTaaggaagtttaaaataatactgataTTGGTTAGGGTGGTTCCGCTCTCTGTGTGCAACTTCGTTCAATTCTACATGGAAATGCTTCGGCTTTCATAGATGTAGGACTAGGCCCTATGTCAGGGGCTGTGAGTGTAGAATAATCTTGCTAAACCATACATTGGTTAGTGTGGTTTGCTGTGGTGGatggtttgtgtgttttttaaatattgtccCTACTGTCTGTAGTTGTCCATTGATCAACTTACTGACCTAGTGATACAAATCTGCCTGGCCCTCATTGTATATCAGTGTTCAGATATGTCATCTGAAGGTAGTTGACCTAGAACCTAGATTATCACTTGTCTAGCTAATCTGTGGTAGACCTAAGTTCCTGTCTGTGCTTTCTAAGCTTCTGTTAGTTCTGTTTAATGTGTGTGTTTCATTGGGGTTTTTAGAGCATGGGTGCTCTGAACCTTTAGATTAACACTGAAAAAACTTAGTGTTTTACTGACTTGCAAATATTTAACGCAATACGCTTGTGAATTAATTTTGTGGCTCCTCACAATCTGTTGTAGGTGCTGTCCCAAGTCAACATCTGAAACTTACAGTACCAAAATAAGCGAGGAGAGAAGGGTGATGCAATCAGAATGGAGGAGTAAGTAAATCAATTCAATGTTATAGTAAGTGATCCTTGCTTAGAGTGGTGTGTTAAAATTTCATACATTTTGTCACTTAAAGATCTGTATGCCTTAACTGGTGTGGCCTTAACTCTGTATGCCTTAACTCTGTTAGGCTCTTCTTGGAGGAAAATAAGATAAGTAGGATTCTGTCTTGTTCATTCAAGGTGTGGAGTCACCACAACCACGATTTTGACTCTGTTCTGAGGATTTAGGGGATGAACAGCATATAATTCAGAGAGAGTAGTATAGCAATGACCAGTGGATGGCAGTAcagcatgaaaaatacaaaattcaaaagaatGAATATCGTTCTTATAAAAACCTGTCCCCATCAGCTTTTGCAGTTCTTAAGCTTTCCTTAAGAGAAATGTCTAACTCTTCTGATGATAAAGAAATTTACATGTTATGACTTAAACATTTCCAAATCTGCAGACACCATGAAACATGGGGAAAGATTTGACAATTTGAAATCTGTTGTGTGGacaggtaacttttttttccttttgtgcagCTGAAGTAAAACAGATGGCCAGAAGAGTGGCTTCAGGACAGCTAGAACTCATCTCTCCATATCCACCCAGTGAATATACATCTGAAAGTGAAGCTGAGAGTATAAAGGAAGCCTTTCAACATGTCACTATCAGAGTCCAAAAAAGTCAAGACTGGCAAAAAGATAGGAGGTGGAAGGTAGATGACAATGCTGAGGATTTGGGCAGTGAAGAGAGGTCTGAGTCTGAGGACAGTGATCTGGAATCTGCATTCAACAGTCTTGGAGGTaagactgcaggaaaaaaaatttgtctCTCCCACTCCCACTAGACTTTTAGCTTCTGTGATTTTGTTACAGTAATTGGGCATTTTTTCTTACAGAGCCTTCCTCAAAAGCAGGTCAGTGGATTAGTCATTGAAGAATGTAAATAATAGACTAAGAAAAGTATTATGTTTTAATAGATGAACGTAGTGTCCAGTGAGCTCAGACACCCTTCATCATTGATTATCTTGTCAGTATTGGAGACCCAAAGCTTTCAAATCTATGGAACAtgctttgctgtctttttttttttttttttttttttcagtcagacaTCAAAGCTACTCTTTCTGTAGCACTGTAGCAGATAAGTGCTCTCATAATAGTTATGGATAAAGGAACAAGGAAAGCTTCACATGTCTGGATTAATGATGCAAGTGTTTAACTGTCATTATTGCAGCATGTTCCTGACAGATCATGTagctttactgtttttattctcATTGATATTCCATCAGTGGTTCTGACTACTAAGTCCACGTTATTCTTCACATAATAATTACGTCCGTTGTGACATACTAGGGAGAAGTTGCCAGTCACCATCAAAAGATAAGCAAGCAGAATCTGGAACAGCCCATCAAAAGGATTCAGTTGTTCCTCAGCAAGTCAAGAATCTCTCCAGAGTATGTATAGTAATGCAAGAAGTCTTAATTTCCGCTAGTTAACTATACAACAGTTTAGTCTCTGCACGTTGCACAGTGAGCTATGAAGACAGCTAGACTTTTCAGTTGCAATCTGGTTAGCAGTCCGTCCCCCCAGTTCTATAAACCATGAGGATAATCTAAGCATCAGGAACTAGGACTGAAAAAGAGTGGTCAAATTAAGCATTGTTTCAGTTTGATGTAGTGTTTAACATTAttgactaaaataaatattcttcataAAGGGAGTGGGGAAAGCtccttaaataaaaacatctttcacAGGGGCATTCAAAGGAATTACGTTGTTCCCCTGATTCATCTCCGGATGTGTCTGAAGAATTTTTGACTCCTGATCCTGattatttccttcctcccactATTCAAGAAAACTCAGAACTAGAGGTAAAAATCACAGCTTAGGAATGAAATCTATGTCAAGAACTTTGGAAGTAAGTAAAACCAAATGTGGCTTTATTACATTCCCATTTGTTTTgaagaagagctgcagaaaatcaaagaacaaaaatttttattctcttttgacAGAATATCTACAAATAAAGATTTACCTAAGAGTCAGAAAATTCTAATGCtgttcctttaaaacaaaacagaaaaaacagaagcctgttttcttatttcaagtTTGTTTACTAGGAAAACGTGTAATCTATGGAGCCATAAGATTATGCTGCTGTAGGCTGAGGAAAGCTTAAGGCTGCTAATAatctcagcctttcctttctAGTTCTATCCAGCATAGTACTccatagttttaaaataatcttcattAATTTCCTAGGGAAGATTTGAAAGTAGTTGTATGGATTATTAAATCCAACCCATGCTGTTTGCTGTTGTTCCTCACAGTGGCCAGCTCTTGAAGTGTATGTGTCTCCCTTCTGATAACTTTGAACATCATCCTATAGAAATTGTCCCACACTTCACAACTTGCCTATGAGAAATTGAAtttacttcccccccccccccttttttttttcctcccacttcAGACTTCAAATCCTGAGGGCAAATTGGAAGATACTCAAGAAGTCTATGTACAGAAACAGATACCTAGTGATGCTGGATCAGGTATTGCTATTAAATGTGCTCTTTCTTTTGAGGGTCCTTTTGAGTCAGCAAGAACAAGTCTTTTGTTGCACTTATATTTTTGTGAGCCACATTCCTGTTAGAAAGCTGAAGCTAGATTCTTTTGGGCCACTCGGTCTCTTAATCTCCATTATATTAATGAGAGTTCAGGGCATGGAGGATTTGGGAAGTTGAGATTTGGGCATGCTGTTCGGTGAAATATTGTGGAGTGCAGTGATCATATATTTACTCTGTTTCGGTTACTGTGTTTTGGTTAAAAACCTAAAACTTGCTTGCAATCTTTGTTTTACATTCTAGGGCTAAGTTAACTTTTTCTTATAATTTGCTGTGGTGCTGGAAACAATTAGAGCTGTGTCTATACAATAATACTCTTACTGTTTGAAGTCTCTTGAGTTTAAAAACTGTAAGATCTGACAATGTGTGTGCAAAATAATGCAAGGATCAGCATTGTTCACCTATTCTATCATTTGTCTTACTTGGCTCAAATTTGTAAATATCGCAGTGTTCCCCAGTGCTCCAGTGGTTGACTATTTAGCAGCTGTGGTATGTTTACAAAAAtgtgtctttaaaaatgtgtttgtctCTTGACAACAACGAAGGTCACTAGaactaaaaaaatacaataaagttGTAATTTCCCTGTTCAATGAgttgtgttattttcttttgtacttaCAAAACCCAATAACAGGGAACATTTGTTATTTGtattcaggaggaaaaatattactctgcagcacagcagcacagaattCTGGCAGTAACACATTAGGAGTGAATCAACTTAGCCATATGCCCGTAGCCAGGTAGAAAGACCATTTTCATTGCTAGTTCAAGCATAAATTAGACTATAAAGTATGCTCTCTTTATTAATTCTGCTCATATATctaatattcaaataaaatgcCAATGATGTATTCTAATGATAAACTGTGTATAATATTTTCTTggcaagaaaatattaaaaggacTTTCACAAGTCTCGTGGCTTTGTCTTTGACTGTGTTTAGTGTCTTTTTATCTGCCTAATGAGGgagataaaatagaaaaaacaagtaATGTATATTACAATTACTTATGCACTGACATACAACAGTATTAAACAGAGCAAATATAATTCAAATTAGGACTTCAGTCATCAGTTTTGGATTTTGATGTGCTTTGGTATTAGAGCTCAAGTGGCATGAAGATCGTGCCTTTCCCCTGCTGTGGGGAGAATGATGCGAGTATGCTCAGTGCAGCTTGCCTACAGATGTTGTTAGCCTGAGCTTGGATACTTGCAGTCTCATTGTCTGTCAAACATGAGGGTTATATCCAGTATTTTTgtgaattctgtattttctaataCCTAGAGATGTCAACCAGAATCACTACTCCATACTGTAAGAGGTATATTCCTCTTAAAAAGATACAGTAATCATCTTTGCATTACTTCATGATCTTGAAGACTGTTGTAATTGAGAGACAATAGCTTACAGTGCAGACTAGTCAAAGGATgattaaaaatctgtgaataCACATCattacattgttttatttaactttcggttatttttgtttggaaactACTGATGTCAGAGAAGTGTTTTTTGTACTAGATACAAGTCTGTAATGTGCTTACCATCGCATTTTCGTCTAGCTCTTCTTTTCCATGTCGTCTAAGgctttaagcaaaaaaaaaaaaaaaaagggggggggaggagggggcttCAGTCTTTCCCAAAGAGAAGGTAGTCCTTTAAATGTATTcagtatcttttctctttaaaaatttattttcagttttccaagaaGATCAATTAATATtagtttcccccccccccattccaGTGTTGAAGCAGCACAAGAAGTGATTCTAAGAGAGCCACTGAAAGAATCCAAAGAGAAAGATACGTAAGGCCACAGACTGTTCCCTAATGAAACTGCGGCATGGTTGGCTTATTACCATTCTAGAAGTTTTCTGTTGATACAAAATGAGAACATATGACAGACCAAAACTGAGAGAGagaatactttttaaagcattgaaataatatttttcatgataAGTTGGGAGATTGATATAAACGAGCAATCATATACCTTAGCttacctgaaatattttcatattcataagCAGTTATCTTATTATAATTTGGGTGTacctcttcatttttatgtataagcttccttctttttcttctatgtaCTTTGTATAGAATAATTAATTGTTTTAAACAACAAATGCTACTATGTAGTTacataaatattacaaaatagaCTGGTGATTGTGATTCTTAGGAACAAGTAGCAAAACAGGTTTATGAATTAACTGGTAAAGTTAACTTCTTTTTATAGATAGTTGGGATTTGAATATAAGTTATTGATTTGGGTGCAGTCAACATCTGATCAATACatgagaaaaatgtaaacaagGGTATATCTGCAATTGATGTTAGTTTTCTTAATATCTTGGTTCTGCAGCTGCTTAAAAACCTCTCTAATTTGAGTAGATGTCACTGCCTGTTTACCTATTTAGCAGTATCACTTTTT
This genomic window contains:
- the TEX14 gene encoding inactive serine/threonine-protein kinase TEX14 isoform X2, yielding MHINFCPEKMAHAVPVPIPCPVQLGSIKNDSLEAQLHEYVRQGNYVKVKKLLKKGIFVDAVNSVGQTSLFTAALLGLGKIVDVLLDYGSDPNHRCYDGSTPVHAAAFSGNQWILSKLLDGGGDLRVHDKDGKNPQYWAMSAGKESSAQMLEFIQRCTSHMQAAIQNFPSDLLRKADSSKALIRSPSRFGGLVQGNVQSPLSRFLKGGVNSARNIYSFGFGKFYLTGSRHLGYLASLPIIGEKEVIQADDEPMFSYHVGPYMIMTNLMWGGSRVTVKELSFEPHQNCSKLRLADLLIAEQEYSSKLRHPHLLQLMSVCLSSDLEKTRLVYERVNFGSLYSILHERRSEFPVLRMETILHLLLQINDTLRFLHSRGFIHRSVTSYAIQIVSSGEAKLCNLEYMIESKDGGEHSDLTRIPVPVQLFKWCSPEVILEKAVTVKSDIYSFCTVMQEALTETLPWDGHEDSVIKQLISSGQHLEADVRLPKPYYDIVKSGLEPKQKNRSMNLQDIQYLMKNDLKDLTESQTGHADEIPKAQRSAVLADINICLASAFNYQKRTLGLEGEEITEIGKSTARRYSHFPEESEALLVDGETPSSLQPVAQEKSHDVASELQVTCSVSDVDESLCSFEMNEIFADYPEFHEDFLEESTVLGHNLKDEKRQQKEEEKTTLRDLFAPPGMHYEEKPVYEEGSFSELGTEYTTEEEERISEASQLCERSQVREDAGKRMTSSSQIGQHISKCVLNLKIAQSMLQQASGSLCRTEEKLNKLETTEKQKKLLQEIQMNQTCKQIFLERSWNGSDNIPQNTSSPFSRVNTFLWKAIGPPSSDYIPPLITCQAQGVLGEDYFQAIPKVSEGTWTIQNENGKCFHQRSKTENEDKLSFSTVKSLDDQMELDHEQLLPRGSQRCKKKFNLQCQKGSDSRSAASGIEEERWCCPKSTSETYSTKISEERRVMQSEWRTEVKQMARRVASGQLELISPYPPSEYTSESEAESIKEAFQHVTIRVQKSQDWQKDRRWKVDDNAEDLGSEERSESEDSDLESAFNSLGGRSCQSPSKDKQAESGTAHQKDSVVPQQVKNLSRGHSKELRCSPDSSPDVSEEFLTPDPDYFLPPTIQENSELETSNPEGKLEDTQEVYVQKQIPSDAGSGGKILLCSTAAQNSGSNTLGVNQLSHMPVASVEAAQEVILREPLKESKEKDTSLTDIQDLSSISCEQESYSKDINCKTPRGSHAPTSVSTPLGSEEKLPVATEKYRHSNEIVLDTSSWISEEISSAVSRTFSTAYEEEKSTEISSDSSGVCSSRLNKLSRLSVTSLRSPRKEPALSQTSNHFIDELPPPAQELLDEIEYLKQQDSTTQNLKEKALCDCDAPIKVSNQIKIEEGEAKKETERNEKRDHSLWTEETLNLAEETERAHSTLDDILERMLQTIPEDEENQEHPQVHSLTTANLNDPGDGGKKNGVKECKTRGESRGPESCTSSPEDSHHEDQKLRLRRQLSWPSPFRVIVLDQRSSPK
- the TEX14 gene encoding inactive serine/threonine-protein kinase TEX14 isoform X5, encoding MHINFCPEKMAHAVPVPIPCPVQLGSIKNDSLEAQLHEYVRQGNYVKVKKLLKKGIFVDAVNSVGQTSLFTAALLGLGKIVDVLLDYGSDPNHRCYDGSTPVHAAAFSGNQWILSKLLDGGGDLRVHDKDGKNPQYWAMSAGKESSAQMLEFIQRCTSHMQAAIQNFPSDLLRKADSSKALIRSPSRFGGLVQGNVQSPLSRFLKGGVNSARNIYSFGFGKFYLTGSRHLGYLASLPIIGEKEVIQADDEPMFSYHVGPYMIMTNKDGGEHSDLTRIPVPVQLFKWCSPEVILEKAVTVKSDIYSFCTVMQEALTETLPWDGHEDSVIKQLISSGQHLEADVRLPKPYYDIVKSGLEPKQKNRSMNLQDIQYLMKNDLKDLTESQTGHADEIPKAQRSAVLADINICLASAFNYQKRTLGLEGEEITEIGKSTARRYSHFPEESEALLVDGETPSSLQPVAQEKSHDVASELQVTCSVSDVDESLCSFEMNEIFADYPEFHEDFLEESTVLGHNLKDEKRQQKEEEKTTLRDLFAPPGMHYEEKPVYEEGSFSELGTEYTTEEEERISEASQLCERSQVREDAGKRMTSSSQIGQHISKCVLNLKIAQSMLQQASGSLCRTEEKLNKLETTEKQKKLLQEIQMNQTCKQIFLERSWNGSDNIPQNTSSPFSRVNTFLWKAIGPPSSDYIPPLITCQAQGVLGEDYFQAIPKVSEGTWTIQNENGKCFHQRSKTENEDKLSFSTVKSLDDQMELDHEQLLPRGSQRCKKKFNLQCQKGSDSRSAASGIEEERWCCPKSTSETYSTKISEERRVMQSEWRTEVKQMARRVASGQLELISPYPPSEYTSESEAESIKEAFQHVTIRVQKSQDWQKDRRWKVDDNAEDLGSEERSESEDSDLESAFNSLGGRSCQSPSKDKQAESGTAHQKDSVVPQQVKNLSRGHSKELRCSPDSSPDVSEEFLTPDPDYFLPPTIQENSELETSNPEGKLEDTQEVYVQKQIPSDAGSGGKILLCSTAAQNSGSNTLGVNQLSHMPVASVEAAQEVILREPLKESKEKDTSLTDIQDLSSISCEQESYSKDINCKTPRGSHAPTSVSTPLGSEEKLPVATEKYRHSNEIVLDTSSWISEEISSAVSRTFSTAYEEEKSTEISSDSSGVCSSRLNKLSRLSVTSLRSPRKEPALSQTSNHFIDELPPPAQELLDEIEYLKQQDSTTQNLKEKALCDCDAPIKVSNQIKIEEGEAKKETERNEKRDHSLWTEETLNLAEETERAHSTLDDILERMLQTIPEDEENQEHPQVHSLTTKDPSLITLKDSTLCQTANLNDPGDGGKKNGVKECKTRGESRGPESCTSSPEDSHHEDQKLRLRRQLSWPSPFRVIVLDQRSSPK